The sequence ATAGAACGCCGCGATGTCGTTTTTCGGCCAGTAGTAGAGTACCGGCCCCAGTGCGTATTTCATGTTTCCTCCGGCTACTGCCATTTGCGGTGATAGGCGCCCAGCGTGGTCTGGGTGCCCTCGGACATCGCGCCCAGCGTCTCCATCCAGGCGGCGTCGGCGCGGTAGGCGGCCGGATCGGCCTGGCAACGGTCGATCGCCTGGCGCCAGACGCGCGCCACCTGGCTGACGTAAGCCGGGCTGCGCTGGCGGCCTTCGATCTTCACCGAGGCGATGTTGGCGGCCAGCAGCTCCGGCAGCAGCTCCAGCGTATTGAGGCTGGTGGGCTCTTCCAGCGCGTGGTAGCGCACGTCGTCCACCAGATAGCGGCCCTTGCACAGCGTCGGGTAGCCGGCGTTTTCATGGTCCTGATAGCGGTCGATCAGCACGTCGTTCAGGCGCGACTCCATGCCCTGCGGGGTTTGCTGCCAGCGCACGAACCGTGCCGGCGAACAGGCGCCGACGGTGTTCGGCGATTCGCCGGTCAGGTAGGAAGAGAGATAGCAGCGCCCCTCGGCCATGATACACAGGCTGCCGAAGGCGAACACTTCCAGCGGCACCGGGCTGGTGCGGGCCAGCTGTTTCACCTGATGCATCGACAGCACGCGCGGCAGCACCACCCGGCCTACCTCGAAGTTGCGCTGGTAGAAACGGATCGCCTCCTCGTTGGTGGCGGAGGCCTGCACCGAAACGTGGCGCTCCAGCTGCGGGTAGCGCTGGGCGGCGTATTCCAGCATCGCCAGATCCGCCAGAATCAGCGCGTCGGCGCCCAGCTGGGCCGCCATATCCACCGCACGCTGCCAGCGGGCGTAGCCGTCGGGATGGGCGAAGGTGTTGATGGCGATATGCAGCTTGCGGCCGTGGCGATGCACGTAATCGACCGCTTCCTGCAGCTTTTTCTCGGTGAAGTTGAGGCCGGCGAAGTGGCGCGCGTTGGTATCGTCTTTCAGACCGATGTAAACGGCGTCGGCGCCGTTATCCACCGCGGCCTTCAGGGCCGGCAGGTTGCCGGCGGGACAAAGCAGCTCCATAGATTTATCCTGGCTTAGCCGTGCGCCCGGCCGGGCGCACGCTGTCTTTAAAGGTTGCCGACGGCGGTGTTCCGCCGGCAAACGCGAATCGGGGAGGCCATTTTAGGCAAAGGGGCGTACACAGGTTTTGATTTGGGGCAGCTTATGGCGTATTGATAAACATGGCGGTGAAATGCACTATTTGTTGATATAGACCGCTGAAGCCGCGCGCCAGTGTGGCAAAATAGCGGTAGTCCGTATTGAAAGGAGTGGATGACCGTGTTGGAACAACTACGAGCACGCCTTGTGCGCCAGGGGCCGTCGCTGCTGCGCATCCCGCTGAAATTCACGCCGTTCGCCCTGCAGCGTCAGCTGCTGCAACAGGTGCTGAGCTGGCAGTTCCGCCAGGCGTTGGCGGATGGCGATCTGGAATTTCTCGAATCGCGCTGGCTGAAGATCGAAGTTCGCGATCTGGCGCTACAATGGTTTATGACGGTAGAAAACGACAAACTGGTGGTCAGCCAGCACGCCGAGGCGGACGTCAGCTTCAGCGGCGACGCCAACGATCTGATCCTGATCGCGGCGCGCAAGCAAGATCCGGATACGCTGTTCTTTCAGCGTCGGCTGCAGATTGAAGGGGATACCGAATTGGGCCTGTATGTGAAAAATTTGATGGACGCTATCGAGCTGGAAAGCATGCCTGTGCCGCTGCGCATGGGGCTGTTGCAGTTGGCTGATTTTGTCGAAGCAGGGTTGCAGGAGGGCACGGCGTCGGCTTCCCGTGTGGCGGTATCATGCTGATCCGCGTAGAGATCCCGGTAGACGCGGCGGGCATAGACGCCTTGCTGCGCCGCGCCTTTGGCCGCGACGACGAAGCCGATCTGGTGCAGCAGCTGCGCGAAGACGGCCTGCTGACGCTGGGCGTGGTCGCCACTGACGACGAAGGCGGGGTGGTGGGTTACGCCGCGTTCAGCCCGGTGGACGTGGCCGGCGAAGATCGCCAATGGGTGGCGCTGGCGCCGCTGGCGGTAGATGAAAGCCTGCGCCGCCAGGGGCTGGCTGAAAAACTGGTGTACGAAGGCTTGGATTCGTTGAACGAATTCAGCTACGCCGCGGTGGTGGTGCTGGGCGATCCGGCCTACTACGGCCGCTTCGGTTTTAAACCGGCCGCCGCCTATGGCCTGAACTGCCGCTGGCCGGACACGGAAAGCGCATTCCAGGTGTATCCGCTGGCGGAAGACGCCCTGAACGGCGTCAGCGGCGAAGTGGCTTTTTCGGCGCCGTTTAATCGCTTTTAACGACCGGCAATAGATACTCCAACGACAGCGGCGGGTGATTCACCAGCCGCTCTTTTTGTATTTTGCTCAGCTGTTTGACGCGGTATTCCAGCTTCAGCGCCGTTGAGCGATCCCCCACCTGGCAGTGAAATGCCAGCGTCAGTTCCCCTTTTCCGCGCAGCGCCTTGGCGCCTTTGCCGGCTTGATGCTGCGCCAGGCGGCGCGCCACGTCGGTGGTGATGCCGGTATACAGCATGCCGCTCGGTAAACGCAGCATGTAGAGGTGCCAGGGAGTGGGGGAAGTGTCGGTCATCGTACGCCGTTTCGGTGGCCAGGGTCGGCGTATGATGGCATGTTCGTCATCACAATCCCATCCCCGGCCGCCGGTGCCCTATCGCTTTACCCCTTTTTTCCCGCCAGCTCGAAGCGCGGCGAAACGATGCCATACAGCGTCCAGCCGAGGAAGGTGGCGATGGCGCCCCACATCATCGCTTCCTCACCGGAGCTGTAGAGCGCGTAGAAGCTGTACAGCGCGCCGATGCCGGCGATGATATTGGCGATGCGCGCCTTGTTGTCCGGCACCTTCGCCACTTTCTGAATAATGACCAGCGCCGCCATCGACAGGATGTAAGGGATGATGTTGGTCACCACCGCCAGGTTCACCAGCACGTTGAACTGCTTGTTCAGCGACGGGCTGATAGTCATCAGCGACAGGCCGCTCTGGATGACGACGATGGTCAACATGCCTTTAACCGGCGCGTCGGCCTTGCTCAGCTTGGAGAAGATTTTCGGGAAGAAGCCGCTGTCGGCGGAGGATTTGAACACCTGAGCGATGGTGAACTGCCAGCCGAGCAGCGAGCCGACGCAGGACATCACCATCAACGCCATGATGATCTTGCCGACCGCCGGGTTGAACATGTGGGAGAACGCCAGCCCGAACGGTGCGGTGGAGTTGGCCAGATCCATGTTCGGCACGATGCCGGCGATCACGTTGGTTGAAATGATATAGATCACCGCCGCGCTTAGGGTGCCGCCCAGTACGGCGATCGGCACGTTGCGCTCCGGGTTTTCCACCACGTCGGTGTTGGCGCAGGCGGATTCCAGCCCCAGGAACGCCCACAGGGTCATCGAGATCGAGGCGCCGATGGCTTCGAAGGTCGGCACCTGATGCGGGTTCCAGGCGGCGACGTAGGCGCTGCCGCTGAACCAGTACCAGCCGATGACCGAGATGCCCACCACCGGAATGATCACGCCCCAGACAGTGATGCCGCTGATTTTGCCGGTGATGCGCGCGCCGCCGAAGTTGGCGACGGTCGCCAGCCACAGCACGCCGATGGTGGCGATACAGATCCCGAGCGGGCTGAGGGTGGTGTCGAACAGCTCGGTGCCGTAGCCGACGGCGGAAATGGCGATGGCGATGTTGGCGATCAGCAGCGAAACGCCGTAGGTGTAGTTCGCCATAAAGTTGCCCGATTTGCCGAAGGCGTATTCGGCGTAGCCGCCCATGCCGCCGGATTTACGGCTGAACATGCCGCATTTGGCGAAGGCGTAGGCCAGCGCCATCGAGCCGACGGCGGTCACCAGCCAGGAAACGATCGAAATCGTGCCCACTTCGGCCAGCTTGGTCGGCAGCATAATTATGCCGGAACCCATCATATTCACGGCGGTCAGGATCGTTAATTGCACGACCCCCATTTTATTATTGGACTTACTCATGATCATTTTCTCTTTTAGGATGCGATCCGGGCGGCGAGAATCATCGCCGCCCCGTAAGGTGATTAATTTTTCATGACGTAGCCGTAAGCGCGGTTCCAACCGTCCTCATCCTGTTGGATATAAACGCCCTGCAATTCCGGCGCGAATCCCGGCAATAAGTTGATGCCTTCTTCCAGTGCCAGGAAATAACGCTGCGCGGCGCCGCCCCAAATTTCACCGGGCACCACGCACAGCACGCCAGGAGGGTAAGGCAGGGCGCCTTCGGCGGCGATGCGGCCCTCGGCTTTAGCCAGCGAGACCAATTCCACATTGCCGCGCACGAACTCGGTATTGGCGTCCTGCGGATTCATCACCACGCGCGGGAAATAACTTTTTCGGAACATCTCTTTTTGCAGTTCTTTAACGTCGTAGCTGACGTAAAGGTCGTGCATTTCCTGGCACAGCTGGCGGATGGTGTAGTTTTTGTAGCGCTGCTGGTGGTTTTTATAGACCGCAGGCAGCACCTCGCTGAGCAGGGAGTTTTGCTCGATGTGCTGCTCGAAGCGGGCGATCAGGGCCACCAGATGCTGCATCTTGGCGATGTCTTCCGCCGGCGTCAGCAGGAACAGGATCGAGTTGAGATCGCATTTTTCCGGCACGATGCCGTTTTCACGCAGGTAGTTGGCCAGAATGGTCGCCGGGATGCCGAACTCGCTGTAGCTGCCGGTGGCGGTATCGATGCCCGGCGTGGTGAGCAGCAGTTTGCACGGATCGACGAAGTACTGCGATTCGGCATAGCCCTCAAAGGCGTGCCATTTCTCGCCGGGCACGAAGTTGAAGAAGCGCAGATCGTTGGCCATCGCCGCGGTGTCATAGGCCTGCCACGGCTTGCCGTCGATCTGATCCGGCACGAACGGTTTGATCATCGTACAGGTATCCAGCAGCATTTTGCGCGCTTCGATCCCCACGCGCACGCACTCCTGCCACAGACGCTGGCCGCTTTTGCCCTCGTGCATCTTGGCGTTGACGTCCAGCGCGGCGAACAGCGGGTAGAACGGGCTGGTAGAGGCGTGCAGCATGAAGGCGTTGTTGAAGCGCTTGTGGTTGCAGTAGCGGCTCTGCCCCTTGATGTGCTTGTCTTTTTTGTGGATCTGCGAGGTTTGTGAGAAGCCGGCCTGCTGTTTGTGCACCGACTGGGTGACGATGATGCCGGGATCGTTTTCGTTCAGCTCCAGCAGCAGCGGCGAGCAGTCTTTCATCATCGGAATGAACTGCTCATAGCCCACCCAGGCGGAGTCGAACAGGATGTAGTCGCACAGGTGGCCAATCTTGTCGACCACCTGGCGGGCGTTGTAGATGGTGCCGTCGTAGGTGCCGAGCTGGATGATCGCCAGGCGGAACGGGCGGGCTTCGTTGGCGCGTTCCGGCGCCACTTCGCGGATCTGTTGGCGCAGGTAGCGTTCGTCGAAGCAGTGCGCGTCGATGCCGCCGATAAAGCCGAACGGGTTGCGGGCGGTTTCCAGATACACCGGCGTGGCGCCGGCCTGGATCAACGCGCCGTGGTGGTTGGATTTATGGTTGTTGCGGTCGAACAGCACCAGATCGCCGCGCGTCAGCAGGGCGTTGGTCGCCACCTTGTTCGAGGCCGAGGTGCCGTTGAGCACGAAGTAGGTCTTGTCGGCATTGAACACCTTGGCGGCGTGCTGCTGCGCGGCGCAAGGCGCGCCTTCGTGGATCAACAGGTCGCCCAGTTTGACGTCGGCATTGCACATATCGGAGCGGAAAAGCGTTTCGCCGTAGAAGTCGAAGAACTGGCGGCCCGCCGGATGTTTACGGAAGAACTCGCCGCCCTGGTGGCCGGGGCAGGCGAAGGTGGCGTTGCCCATTTCCACGTACTGCGTCAGCGTATTGAAGAACGGCGGCAGCAGCTCACTCTCATATTTGGCGGCGGCGGCCTCCAGCTGTTTGCCGTAGAACTGGGTATTCTTGCCGCACAGCTCAAACACGCCATGCAGCGCCGGCAATACGGCGTTATCCAGCTCTTCTTCGCAGCAGACGGCGACGAACAGCGGAATGTTCAGGCCGTGCTCTTCAATGCGCGCCACCATGCCGTGCGTGACGTCGTCTACCGACAGCACGATGGCGGCGACGTCATTGAAATCGCTGTGATGCACATCGACGATGTCGCGTTCAGTTTCAAAGCAGCCGAGGGTTTGGGTGTTGGCGGCAATTTTTAATTTTTTCATTTTTCTCATTCTTCAGGCAAAGGCAGTCCGTCGGCAAATAATTCCATTTGCCGCTAACGCCTTCACGAAAATAAAGGTGTGCGAGAACCCAGCGATGCCGAAAGGCATTAACTGTGTTCGTTGTTTTATTTAGCTTGGATGCGCTTGGCCGAAATTAAGAATGAATTGCGTGTCCTTCCCGGTTAGCGAGAAAGCGATATTATCACCGGCGTGCGGAGAATAAATAAAAACGCAATGACACTCTTATCAACAGCGTAAGAGCGAGGGGAGAGGGTTATCTGTAGTTGAAGAATGCGAAGCTAAAGCAGCTGCGATGAGCCATCATCATAATATGGGTTGTGCGCCTGATATGCGCCATTTTGCGGTTATTGTTTTCCATTTTCTAATCCACCTTGCTGAGTGAAAAGATGGCGCTATTTTAACGCAAGGTTGGCTAAAAATCGTGATGAATGTCACATAAATGCCGGTGTTTATAAATAACTATTCATTGATTATGCAATGAGTTGCATAAACAGCGTTCAGGTGGGCCAACGGGCTTGTAAACGAATTGCTAATCGACTCCGGTCGGGTGCGCTAAATTTGCGTATCGTCAGGATGGGAATAAAAGAACCGGTCGAATAAGCGGTTGCATAATGATCAAATAAATCCGTCTTGTATTTTTTATGTTATAAATCTTTTTCGGGCCTAAGTTAATAAAAATGCATTTATTGTGTTTTTATATTCAATTTGGTTTTTTGATGATTATCGTTATTTGTGACTCGCCTCAACAACGCAGGGTAAGATGAAGTGAGTGAACAGGGAGGCGAGTAACCTTGAATACCCCAGAACAACGGCAGCAGATTGCGGATTTCATCGGCAAACAACACGTCTTGACGCTGTGCGCCGGCGACGGCCTCGACATGTGGTGCGCCAACTGTTTTTACGTGTTCGACGCCGCGGCGATGGCGCTGTGGCTGATGACCGAACCGCACACCCGCCACGGCGGGCTGATGCTGAACAACGGCCGGGTGGTCGGCACCATCGCGCCGAAGCCGAAAAGCATCGCGCTGATCCGCGGCGTGCAGTATCGCGCCGAGGCGGTGCTGCTGAGCGGCGAAGAAGCCGAGGCGGCGCGCGCGCGTTACTGCAAGCGCTTCCCGATCGCCAGGGCGATGAAAGCCTCGGTTTGGCGGCTGGATCTGCACGAGGTGAAGATGACCGACAACACCCTCGGCTTCGGCAAGAAGCTGCATTGGGCGCGGTCTATACTTT comes from Serratia sarumanii and encodes:
- the speF gene encoding ornithine decarboxylase SpeF translates to MKKLKIAANTQTLGCFETERDIVDVHHSDFNDVAAIVLSVDDVTHGMVARIEEHGLNIPLFVAVCCEEELDNAVLPALHGVFELCGKNTQFYGKQLEAAAAKYESELLPPFFNTLTQYVEMGNATFACPGHQGGEFFRKHPAGRQFFDFYGETLFRSDMCNADVKLGDLLIHEGAPCAAQQHAAKVFNADKTYFVLNGTSASNKVATNALLTRGDLVLFDRNNHKSNHHGALIQAGATPVYLETARNPFGFIGGIDAHCFDERYLRQQIREVAPERANEARPFRLAIIQLGTYDGTIYNARQVVDKIGHLCDYILFDSAWVGYEQFIPMMKDCSPLLLELNENDPGIIVTQSVHKQQAGFSQTSQIHKKDKHIKGQSRYCNHKRFNNAFMLHASTSPFYPLFAALDVNAKMHEGKSGQRLWQECVRVGIEARKMLLDTCTMIKPFVPDQIDGKPWQAYDTAAMANDLRFFNFVPGEKWHAFEGYAESQYFVDPCKLLLTTPGIDTATGSYSEFGIPATILANYLRENGIVPEKCDLNSILFLLTPAEDIAKMQHLVALIARFEQHIEQNSLLSEVLPAVYKNHQQRYKNYTIRQLCQEMHDLYVSYDVKELQKEMFRKSYFPRVVMNPQDANTEFVRGNVELVSLAKAEGRIAAEGALPYPPGVLCVVPGEIWGGAAQRYFLALEEGINLLPGFAPELQGVYIQQDEDGWNRAYGYVMKN
- the potE gene encoding putrescine-ornithine antiporter, coding for MSKSNNKMGVVQLTILTAVNMMGSGIIMLPTKLAEVGTISIVSWLVTAVGSMALAYAFAKCGMFSRKSGGMGGYAEYAFGKSGNFMANYTYGVSLLIANIAIAISAVGYGTELFDTTLSPLGICIATIGVLWLATVANFGGARITGKISGITVWGVIIPVVGISVIGWYWFSGSAYVAAWNPHQVPTFEAIGASISMTLWAFLGLESACANTDVVENPERNVPIAVLGGTLSAAVIYIISTNVIAGIVPNMDLANSTAPFGLAFSHMFNPAVGKIIMALMVMSCVGSLLGWQFTIAQVFKSSADSGFFPKIFSKLSKADAPVKGMLTIVVIQSGLSLMTISPSLNKQFNVLVNLAVVTNIIPYILSMAALVIIQKVAKVPDNKARIANIIAGIGALYSFYALYSSGEEAMMWGAIATFLGWTLYGIVSPRFELAGKKG
- a CDS encoding GIY-YIG nuclease family protein encodes the protein MTDTSPTPWHLYMLRLPSGMLYTGITTDVARRLAQHQAGKGAKALRGKGELTLAFHCQVGDRSTALKLEYRVKQLSKIQKERLVNHPPLSLEYLLPVVKSD
- a CDS encoding YhbP family protein, whose translation is MNTPEQRQQIADFIGKQHVLTLCAGDGLDMWCANCFYVFDAAAMALWLMTEPHTRHGGLMLNNGRVVGTIAPKPKSIALIRGVQYRAEAVLLSGEEAEAARARYCKRFPIARAMKASVWRLDLHEVKMTDNTLGFGKKLHWARSIL
- the speFL gene encoding leader peptide SpeFL, with translation MENNNRKMAHIRRTTHIMMMAHRSCFSFAFFNYR
- a CDS encoding GNAT family N-acetyltransferase; its protein translation is MLIRVEIPVDAAGIDALLRRAFGRDDEADLVQQLREDGLLTLGVVATDDEGGVVGYAAFSPVDVAGEDRQWVALAPLAVDESLRRQGLAEKLVYEGLDSLNEFSYAAVVVLGDPAYYGRFGFKPAAAYGLNCRWPDTESAFQVYPLAEDALNGVSGEVAFSAPFNRF
- the ubiU gene encoding ubiquinone anaerobic biosynthesis protein UbiU; the protein is MELLCPAGNLPALKAAVDNGADAVYIGLKDDTNARHFAGLNFTEKKLQEAVDYVHRHGRKLHIAINTFAHPDGYARWQRAVDMAAQLGADALILADLAMLEYAAQRYPQLERHVSVQASATNEEAIRFYQRNFEVGRVVLPRVLSMHQVKQLARTSPVPLEVFAFGSLCIMAEGRCYLSSYLTGESPNTVGACSPARFVRWQQTPQGMESRLNDVLIDRYQDHENAGYPTLCKGRYLVDDVRYHALEEPTSLNTLELLPELLAANIASVKIEGRQRSPAYVSQVARVWRQAIDRCQADPAAYRADAAWMETLGAMSEGTQTTLGAYHRKWQ
- the ubiT gene encoding ubiquinone anaerobic biosynthesis accessory factor UbiT codes for the protein MLEQLRARLVRQGPSLLRIPLKFTPFALQRQLLQQVLSWQFRQALADGDLEFLESRWLKIEVRDLALQWFMTVENDKLVVSQHAEADVSFSGDANDLILIAARKQDPDTLFFQRRLQIEGDTELGLYVKNLMDAIELESMPVPLRMGLLQLADFVEAGLQEGTASASRVAVSC